A genomic segment from Syntrophotalea acetylenivorans encodes:
- the gyrB gene encoding DNA topoisomerase (ATP-hydrolyzing) subunit B, whose amino-acid sequence MENKEGYDAGSIKVLEGLSAVRKRPAMYIGSTGPQGLHHLVYEVVDNSIDESLAGHCDEVLVTIHIDGSVTVEDNGRGIPVDMHPTQKKSAAEVVMTVLHAGGKFDSDSYKVSGGLHGVGVSVVNALSEKVELEIRRNGRKYRQSYHRGVPQSPLLEEGDTAKRGTKITFWPDGEIFETTEFSFEVLSRRLRELAFLNGGVKICISDERSEKEHAFLYEGGIISFVEYLNRAKTPLHSEPIYIKGEREGVEIEISIQYNDGYDEKVFSFANNINTHEGGTHLFGFKAALTRTMNTYATANNLLKNVKASVSGDDLREGMTAVISVKVPDPQFEGQTKTKLGNSEIKGYVESMMNEKLAVYLEENPKTARKILEKGIEAARAREAARKARDLTRRKGALDGLSLPGKLADCQEKDPALCEIYLVEGDSAGGSAKQGRDRRFQAILPLKGKILNVEKARFDKMLTSNEIRTLITAMGTSIGKEDFNIEKARYHRIIIMTDADVDGSHIRTLLLTFFFRQMPELIERGFLYIAQPPLYKAKKGKQEIYLKDEDALLEHLLNIGVDSMTVQMEKRDKVLRGKQIIPTLRNIIEYNRLFDKIVNKGVNSEVLRIFVEGRVANGFSDLLDLQPLVETLRSVEPRATFELLQDPQRILFTFGNVRSRIDKQVLETLSSHEYHLLLQAHRLVADICCDEKAFISKEGDEEATVANRQDLLNYFLARARKGIYIQRYKGLGEMNPDQLWETTMDPEKRILLQVKIEDVVEANEIFTVLMGDQVEPRREFIENNALNVANLDV is encoded by the coding sequence ATGGAAAATAAAGAAGGGTATGATGCGGGAAGCATCAAGGTTCTTGAAGGATTATCCGCAGTGCGTAAACGGCCGGCCATGTATATCGGTTCGACCGGTCCTCAAGGACTACATCATCTGGTTTACGAGGTGGTGGATAATTCCATCGACGAAAGCCTGGCCGGCCATTGTGACGAAGTTCTGGTAACGATCCATATTGATGGTTCGGTAACAGTGGAAGACAACGGTCGCGGTATTCCGGTCGATATGCATCCGACGCAGAAAAAGTCGGCGGCTGAGGTGGTCATGACCGTACTCCATGCCGGCGGAAAGTTCGACAGCGATTCCTACAAGGTTTCCGGCGGCTTACACGGAGTCGGTGTTTCCGTAGTCAATGCCTTATCTGAAAAAGTTGAGTTGGAAATTCGTCGTAATGGCCGCAAGTACCGGCAGAGCTATCACCGCGGCGTGCCTCAAAGTCCATTGTTGGAAGAAGGGGATACTGCCAAGCGCGGTACCAAGATAACCTTCTGGCCCGACGGGGAAATCTTCGAGACTACCGAATTTTCCTTTGAGGTGTTGTCCCGTCGATTGAGAGAACTGGCTTTTCTTAACGGTGGCGTCAAAATTTGTATTTCCGACGAACGTAGCGAAAAGGAACATGCTTTCCTCTACGAAGGTGGGATTATTTCCTTTGTCGAGTACCTTAATAGGGCCAAGACTCCCCTTCATTCCGAGCCGATTTACATCAAGGGCGAACGGGAAGGGGTGGAGATCGAGATTTCCATCCAGTACAACGACGGCTACGACGAAAAAGTTTTCTCCTTTGCCAACAATATCAATACCCACGAAGGAGGAACCCACCTTTTTGGTTTCAAGGCGGCTCTGACCCGCACCATGAATACCTATGCCACCGCTAACAATCTGTTGAAAAATGTTAAGGCTTCGGTTTCGGGCGATGATTTGCGCGAAGGCATGACCGCGGTTATTTCGGTTAAGGTTCCCGACCCCCAATTCGAAGGCCAAACCAAGACCAAACTCGGTAATTCGGAAATTAAGGGTTATGTCGAGTCGATGATGAATGAAAAACTGGCGGTCTACCTGGAGGAAAATCCGAAAACCGCCAGGAAAATTCTGGAAAAGGGCATCGAGGCGGCTCGGGCTCGTGAAGCAGCCCGCAAGGCCCGCGATCTGACCCGACGCAAGGGAGCCCTTGACGGTCTTTCCCTGCCGGGCAAACTGGCAGACTGTCAGGAAAAAGATCCGGCCCTGTGTGAAATTTATCTGGTGGAGGGTGACAGCGCCGGTGGTAGCGCTAAACAGGGTCGTGACCGACGTTTTCAGGCTATTTTGCCTTTGAAAGGTAAGATTCTCAATGTGGAGAAGGCCCGCTTCGACAAGATGCTGACCTCCAATGAAATTCGCACCTTGATCACCGCCATGGGCACCAGTATCGGCAAGGAAGACTTCAATATCGAGAAGGCCCGCTATCACCGTATTATCATCATGACCGATGCGGATGTCGACGGTTCCCATATTCGAACCCTGCTGCTGACCTTTTTCTTCCGGCAGATGCCCGAACTTATCGAGCGCGGCTTTCTTTACATCGCTCAACCTCCTCTTTATAAAGCCAAAAAGGGCAAGCAAGAGATCTACCTCAAGGACGAGGATGCGCTTCTCGAGCATCTGCTCAATATTGGCGTAGACAGCATGACCGTGCAGATGGAGAAGAGAGACAAGGTGTTGCGCGGCAAGCAGATTATTCCGACCCTTCGCAATATTATCGAATACAATCGACTGTTCGATAAGATTGTGAATAAGGGGGTCAACAGCGAAGTGCTGCGGATTTTCGTTGAAGGTCGCGTAGCCAACGGTTTTTCAGATTTGCTGGATCTTCAACCCTTGGTAGAAACTTTGCGGTCCGTCGAACCAAGGGCCACCTTCGAACTGTTGCAAGATCCGCAGAGAATCCTGTTTACTTTTGGAAATGTCCGTTCCCGTATTGACAAGCAGGTGCTGGAAACCCTTTCTTCTCACGAGTATCATCTGTTGCTGCAGGCGCACCGCCTGGTGGCTGATATCTGCTGTGACGAAAAGGCTTTTATCTCTAAGGAAGGGGATGAAGAAGCTACCGTGGCCAATCGTCAGGACCTGCTCAATTACTTCTTGGCTCGGGCTCGCAAGGGTATTTATATCCAACGTTACAAAGGTCTTGGTGAAATGAATCCCGATCAGTTATGGGAGACAACCATGGATCCGGAAAAACGAATTCTGCTTCAGGTGAAAATCGAGGATGTGGTAGAAGCCAACGAAATATTCACCGTATTGATGGGGGATCAGGTTGAACCCCGCCGTGAATTTATCGAAAACAATGCCCTCAACGTTGCCAATCTCGACGTATAA
- the recF gene encoding DNA replication/repair protein RecF (All proteins in this family for which functions are known are DNA-binding proteins that assist the filamentation of RecA onto DNA for the initiation of recombination or recombinational repair.), giving the protein MYLRRLVLHNFRNLEHVEILPDRRFNILWGANAQGKTNILEGLYLLGHLKSFRGSPGSDMIRRKMPAGRLFAEVMRDSVLTTIELTFRGQQKSARINGKPVSKSSEFLGLFPTILFSPEEVGLARGYPAGRRALIDRAAFQAEPLFLERARAYQRCLQQRNQLLKEGCDASQLSPWNENLILTGARLRLDRITYLQRLVPQLQEIYRQITAGQEEADLHYPTSAGTEKELREGFRKELEQVAVQERRLGRTLAGPHRDDPYFLVGGHSLRQYGSQGQQRSFMLAFKTAQIIDLEKIIGQQPVLLLDDMTGELDRQRQDFFFQFLRSRQGQVFVTTTELQAMCNKGFDDVRSFCVIKGSLNNDACQ; this is encoded by the coding sequence ATGTATCTCCGTCGTCTGGTTTTGCATAATTTTCGCAATCTGGAACATGTTGAAATTCTCCCAGATAGACGATTCAATATTCTATGGGGAGCTAATGCTCAGGGAAAAACCAATATCCTGGAGGGCCTCTATCTTCTAGGACATTTGAAAAGCTTTCGCGGTTCGCCGGGCAGTGACATGATTCGCCGAAAGATGCCGGCTGGTCGGTTGTTTGCCGAGGTCATGCGCGACAGTGTTTTGACTACTATAGAGTTAACCTTTCGGGGCCAACAAAAAAGTGCTCGAATCAATGGTAAGCCGGTTTCCAAGAGCTCGGAATTTTTAGGTTTATTTCCTACTATCCTGTTTTCTCCGGAAGAGGTAGGTTTGGCCAGAGGCTATCCTGCTGGCCGCCGTGCCTTGATCGATCGGGCAGCTTTTCAAGCAGAGCCCCTTTTTTTGGAAAGAGCCAGAGCCTACCAGAGGTGTTTGCAACAACGAAATCAGCTTCTTAAGGAAGGCTGCGATGCATCGCAGTTGTCTCCTTGGAACGAAAACCTTATACTGACCGGCGCTCGTCTTCGTTTGGACAGGATCACTTATCTGCAACGCCTGGTACCTCAATTGCAGGAGATCTATCGGCAAATAACCGCTGGTCAGGAAGAAGCAGACCTCCACTATCCGACTTCTGCGGGTACAGAAAAAGAGTTACGCGAAGGATTTCGCAAAGAACTTGAGCAGGTTGCGGTGCAGGAAAGGCGTTTGGGACGCACCCTGGCAGGGCCTCACCGGGATGACCCCTATTTTCTCGTTGGAGGCCATTCCCTACGTCAATACGGGTCCCAGGGACAACAACGCTCATTTATGCTGGCATTTAAAACGGCCCAGATTATTGATCTGGAGAAAATCATCGGCCAACAGCCTGTATTGTTGCTGGATGATATGACCGGGGAACTCGACCGTCAGCGGCAGGATTTCTTTTTTCAGTTTTTACGCAGCCGGCAGGGACAGGTTTTTGTCACTACCACTGAACTGCAGGCAATGTGCAACAAAGGGTTCGACGACGTCAGGTCCTTTTGTGTAATCAAAGGAAGCCTGAATAATGACGCTTGTCAATAA
- the dnaN gene encoding DNA polymerase III subunit beta: protein MRFAIEKEIFIKGLARIQGIVEKKNTIPILANVLIEAIDGEITLTATDLEVGMKASYPATIKSPGKITVSAKKLFEIIKELPEQEIDFNAKDNCWIEIRCGKAFFNIVGLSAEEFPYFPHFQKEQFVSVDGTLLKEMIDKTFFSISTDESKYNLNGIYFRPVEKDNQSLLRLVATDGHRLSLIQKPLDVSHIEQLAKGVIFPRKGIFELKKMAEENDGELLIGFFDNNAVIQKNQTVVVMRLVDGEFPDYNRVIPQNNDLTAIIPRESFLHALRRMSILSSEKSKGVKIEIKENKLEMSSSNPEFGDAREDIEIEYQGEEISVGFNARYLIDILNAQNEEKICLSLRDKLSPGLITPCDNQEYLAVIMPMRL from the coding sequence ATGCGCTTCGCTATTGAAAAAGAAATCTTCATCAAGGGCCTGGCACGAATTCAGGGGATAGTAGAAAAGAAAAATACAATCCCTATTTTGGCCAACGTTCTGATCGAGGCGATAGACGGTGAAATTACCCTGACCGCCACAGACCTGGAAGTGGGAATGAAGGCCAGCTATCCGGCCACTATCAAGTCCCCTGGGAAAATCACGGTTTCTGCAAAAAAACTTTTCGAGATTATTAAAGAACTTCCTGAACAAGAAATAGATTTCAATGCCAAGGACAACTGCTGGATTGAAATCCGTTGCGGTAAGGCTTTCTTCAATATTGTAGGTCTTTCAGCGGAAGAATTCCCTTATTTCCCCCATTTCCAAAAAGAACAGTTTGTCAGTGTGGATGGCACCCTGCTCAAGGAGATGATAGATAAGACCTTTTTCTCTATTTCCACTGACGAAAGTAAATACAATCTCAACGGCATTTATTTCCGTCCCGTAGAAAAGGATAATCAGTCTCTGTTGCGCTTGGTAGCAACAGACGGCCATCGTCTATCCCTGATTCAGAAACCTCTTGATGTCAGTCATATCGAACAGTTGGCCAAGGGGGTTATCTTCCCTCGCAAGGGTATTTTTGAACTGAAAAAAATGGCCGAAGAAAATGACGGAGAGCTTCTGATCGGCTTTTTCGACAATAACGCGGTCATTCAGAAAAACCAGACGGTGGTTGTCATGCGTCTCGTAGATGGAGAGTTTCCCGACTACAACCGCGTTATTCCGCAAAATAACGATTTGACCGCTATTATTCCTCGGGAGTCTTTTCTGCATGCTTTACGACGCATGTCTATTTTATCCAGTGAAAAATCCAAAGGGGTTAAAATCGAGATTAAAGAAAATAAGCTGGAAATGTCTTCTTCCAACCCGGAATTTGGAGATGCTCGCGAGGATATCGAAATTGAATACCAGGGGGAGGAAATCAGCGTTGGTTTTAACGCTCGTTATCTGATAGATATTCTTAACGCCCAGAATGAAGAGAAGATATGCCTTTCTCTACGGGACAAACTCTCCCCCGGTTTGATTACTCCTTGTGATAATCAGGAATATCTCGCTGTGATCATGCCCATGAGGCTCTAG
- the dnaA gene encoding chromosomal replication initiator protein DnaA gives MNGLWEKTLEQLEQTLTPQHFATWITPIKFAGVEEDKVLLEVPNRFVLDWLRDHYVSIIQEIFSKLASNPYRVVIKVSTTPPKKSVDKPVSSPAPPSPTPAAAQPPVRTANNGFNLNSKYTFEEFVLGSSNQFACAAAMAVANNPATTYNPLFIYGGVGLGKTHLVTAIGNAILKNNPEMKVCYYTSEKFMNELINSLRYAKMDEFRNKFRSMDVLLIDDVQFIAGKERTQEEFFHTFNALYDSHKQIVVTSDKFPKEIPGLEERLRSRFEWGLIADIQAPDMETKHAILKMKAEANGIGLPEEVAYFLANSISSNVRELEGYLVRIGAYASLTATPVTLEMAQEVLKDILIEKKRELSVEEIQKRVAHHYGIKVADIKSSKRMKALVLPRQIAMYLSRQLTSFSYPEIGDRFGGKDHSTIIHAIKKIEKNMEEDFQLRTVINSLKKELTV, from the coding sequence ATGAACGGACTTTGGGAGAAAACCCTCGAGCAGTTGGAGCAAACCCTCACTCCACAACATTTCGCTACTTGGATTACCCCAATCAAGTTTGCCGGAGTGGAGGAAGACAAGGTTCTGCTGGAGGTCCCAAACCGTTTTGTTCTTGATTGGCTACGGGATCACTATGTCTCCATCATTCAGGAAATATTTTCTAAGCTTGCGTCTAACCCTTATCGTGTGGTGATAAAGGTATCAACCACACCACCTAAAAAATCCGTTGATAAGCCTGTCTCTTCACCAGCACCACCCTCTCCGACACCGGCAGCGGCACAACCACCGGTTCGCACCGCCAATAATGGATTTAACCTCAATTCCAAATATACCTTTGAAGAGTTCGTCCTTGGCTCATCAAATCAATTTGCCTGTGCCGCCGCAATGGCTGTAGCCAACAATCCGGCCACCACCTATAATCCGCTCTTTATTTATGGTGGAGTAGGTCTCGGTAAAACACACCTGGTAACGGCCATCGGAAATGCCATCTTGAAAAACAACCCCGAGATGAAGGTTTGTTATTACACCTCGGAAAAGTTCATGAATGAACTAATCAATTCACTCCGCTACGCCAAGATGGATGAATTTCGTAATAAATTCCGTTCCATGGATGTTCTGCTTATCGACGATGTACAGTTTATCGCCGGCAAAGAACGAACCCAGGAAGAATTTTTTCATACGTTCAATGCTTTATATGATTCCCATAAACAGATTGTCGTAACCTCCGATAAATTTCCAAAGGAAATTCCCGGTCTGGAAGAACGGTTGCGGTCCCGTTTCGAATGGGGCCTTATTGCCGATATTCAAGCTCCGGACATGGAGACAAAACACGCCATTTTAAAAATGAAGGCAGAAGCCAACGGTATAGGCCTGCCTGAAGAGGTGGCTTATTTTTTAGCTAATTCAATAAGTAGTAATGTTCGCGAGCTAGAAGGTTACCTGGTACGCATAGGAGCTTACGCCAGCCTTACGGCAACTCCAGTCACCCTTGAAATGGCTCAGGAAGTATTAAAAGATATCCTTATCGAGAAAAAGCGGGAACTTAGTGTAGAAGAAATCCAGAAGCGGGTAGCCCATCATTATGGAATAAAGGTAGCCGACATCAAATCATCCAAAAGGATGAAAGCCCTGGTCCTGCCGCGGCAGATAGCTATGTATCTATCGCGACAACTGACCTCCTTTTCTTACCCTGAGATCGGTGATCGTTTTGGTGGAAAAGATCACTCGACGATTATCCATGCGATAAAAAAGATCGAAAAAAATATGGAAGAGGATTTTCAGCTCCGCACTGTAATCAATTCGTTGAAAAAAGAATTAACCGTTTAA
- the rpmH gene encoding 50S ribosomal protein L34 — MSKRTYQPSRIRRKRTHGFRARMQSKNGRSVIRRRRARGRNKLVVTIPTK, encoded by the coding sequence ATGTCCAAGAGAACCTATCAGCCCAGCAGAATCCGTAGAAAAAGAACCCACGGCTTTCGTGCCCGGATGCAAAGCAAAAACGGCCGTTCTGTTATTCGGCGTCGTCGTGCCCGTGGTCGCAATAAGTTGGTTGTAACTATTCCCACTAAATAG
- the rnpA gene encoding ribonuclease P protein component — protein MGSGTYSFPKERHLRKSIDFQRVRQGGKRRHTPSFIVVTLHRSNSLTRLGLTVSRKVGGAVQRNRVKRLVREFFRNHINRLPADIDISIVAKVGAADLSYVRVCEELMFLVEK, from the coding sequence ATGGGTAGCGGCACTTATTCTTTTCCCAAAGAGCGTCATCTGCGAAAATCTATTGATTTTCAGCGGGTGCGGCAAGGGGGAAAGCGCCGGCACACACCCAGCTTTATCGTTGTAACTTTACATCGATCGAACAGCCTCACTCGCCTTGGACTGACCGTTAGTCGTAAGGTTGGTGGGGCTGTTCAGCGCAATCGGGTAAAGCGATTAGTGAGAGAATTTTTTCGCAACCATATCAATAGGTTGCCGGCTGATATCGATATATCGATTGTTGCCAAGGTGGGCGCAGCCGATCTAAGTTATGTTCGGGTTTGTGAGGAATTGATGTTTTTGGTAGAAAAATAA
- the yidD gene encoding membrane protein insertion efficiency factor YidD, with protein MLQKAVLALLTFYQRFISPLKAPSCRFYPSCSSYAYEAVAKYGVLRGLFKTAVRLGRCHPFHPGGYDPV; from the coding sequence ATGCTGCAAAAAGCGGTACTCGCTCTATTAACGTTCTATCAGCGATTTATTTCACCTCTTAAGGCACCTTCCTGCCGGTTTTATCCCAGCTGTTCCAGTTATGCCTATGAGGCGGTAGCCAAATACGGAGTTTTACGAGGGCTTTTTAAAACCGCCGTCCGTCTCGGACGTTGTCATCCCTTCCATCCAGGCGGCTACGACCCTGTTTAA
- the yidC gene encoding membrane protein insertase YidC: MENKNILIAFVLMLAVWVGVNLLFPAPSAPPEQPKVDESQAASVVKDPVATPDSPVQAAMVEPTIPVPQQERTIVVRSGRYEAVFSSAGGRLKSLSLLGYAQTTAPDSPPVSLVDAPVSQQATLRTEGLGEFDISSEGFYALSVDENLIELGADEEREIVFTAISPRGLKIEKIFKLRGNSFDFDLQVRLTNLGTQTLRGATSLSLVEPWNESMKGSRYSFVGPAVFDGEKVHTHEVEDLAEEAPVYGSSSVWTLFERKYFMSAVVALADAGEKFRISKSGDLVENTIETPYAVLAAGQSTSADYLCFFGPRDIEILEQVDRQLDKAIDFGFFEIIARPLLTVLKFFYSYVGNWGIAIILLTCIIKLLFWPLTQKSYKSMKAMQTLQPEMQKLREKFKNNKEQLNKEIMALYKTKRVNPMGGCLPMFVQIPVFFALYKVLLGTIALRHAPFAFWLQDLSVKDPYYITPIIMGVTMFFQQKMSPSTMDPAQAKIFMFMPLIFTFMFLNFPSGLVLYWMVNNILTILQQWHVNREPKAVAS; the protein is encoded by the coding sequence ATGGAAAACAAGAATATTCTGATTGCCTTTGTCCTTATGCTGGCGGTTTGGGTGGGAGTCAATCTCCTGTTTCCTGCTCCTTCGGCTCCTCCCGAACAACCGAAAGTTGATGAATCTCAGGCAGCATCTGTCGTTAAAGACCCCGTTGCCACCCCGGACTCCCCTGTTCAAGCTGCCATGGTGGAACCAACTATTCCGGTGCCGCAACAAGAACGCACTATCGTAGTAAGGTCCGGACGGTACGAGGCTGTTTTCAGTTCGGCCGGAGGCCGGTTAAAGTCTCTTTCCCTGCTTGGTTATGCACAAACCACCGCCCCTGATTCTCCGCCGGTATCACTGGTTGATGCACCGGTTTCTCAACAAGCTACATTGCGTACCGAAGGTCTTGGTGAGTTCGATATTTCGTCGGAAGGCTTTTATGCCTTGTCCGTTGATGAAAATCTGATTGAACTTGGGGCTGATGAGGAGCGGGAAATCGTTTTTACCGCAATATCCCCTCGCGGTCTTAAAATAGAAAAAATCTTTAAATTACGTGGTAATTCCTTTGATTTCGATTTGCAGGTTCGGCTGACCAATCTCGGCACTCAAACGCTCCGAGGGGCCACCAGTTTAAGTCTGGTAGAGCCATGGAACGAATCGATGAAAGGATCCCGTTACTCTTTTGTTGGGCCTGCCGTCTTTGACGGAGAAAAAGTGCATACCCATGAGGTAGAAGATCTGGCTGAAGAGGCACCGGTGTACGGCAGTTCATCGGTCTGGACCCTTTTCGAGCGGAAATACTTTATGTCTGCTGTGGTAGCCCTGGCCGACGCAGGAGAGAAGTTCCGGATTTCGAAAAGTGGCGACCTGGTCGAGAATACTATAGAGACACCTTACGCCGTTCTGGCAGCGGGGCAATCTACCAGCGCTGATTATCTCTGTTTCTTTGGACCTCGAGATATCGAGATTTTGGAACAGGTTGACCGTCAACTCGACAAAGCCATCGACTTCGGCTTTTTTGAAATTATTGCCCGTCCCCTGCTTACCGTATTGAAGTTCTTTTATAGCTATGTTGGGAATTGGGGAATAGCGATTATTTTGTTAACCTGCATCATTAAATTGCTTTTCTGGCCTTTAACGCAGAAAAGCTATAAATCCATGAAAGCAATGCAAACCCTGCAACCTGAAATGCAGAAGTTACGGGAAAAATTTAAGAACAACAAAGAGCAGTTGAATAAAGAGATAATGGCTCTTTACAAGACCAAACGAGTCAATCCTATGGGGGGTTGCTTGCCCATGTTTGTGCAGATCCCGGTCTTTTTTGCCCTATACAAAGTGCTGCTCGGCACGATAGCTCTGCGACATGCGCCTTTCGCATTCTGGCTGCAGGACTTGTCTGTCAAGGACCCTTATTACATCACCCCGATCATTATGGGGGTTACGATGTTTTTCCAACAGAAAATGAGCCCGAGCACTATGGATCCCGCCCAGGCTAAAATCTTCATGTTTATGCCTCTCATTTTCACCTTTATGTTTCTTAATTTCCCTTCGGGCCTGGTTCTTTACTGGATGGTCAACAACATATTGACGATTCTTCAGCAGTGGCATGTTAACCGTGAACCTAAAGCTGTTGCCAGTTGA
- the mnmE gene encoding tRNA uridine-5-carboxymethylaminomethyl(34) synthesis GTPase MnmE: protein MIIDSQDTIVAIATAPGEGGIGIVRLSGVNAEKFLKLYFNSAGNHCQFTSHRLYYGQFRHTDGDLVDEVMAVIMRAPRSYTMEDVVEVHCHGGSVVLRRIVDLFIDAGARLARPGEFTLRAFLNGRIDLTRAEAVIEVIRSRSEAACRVALGQLEGRLSQKLFSFRDDISDLLAEVEAGIDFPEEELPLIDRQRLIETSTYLEGQMAALLDSFESGRLLRDGLSILIFGKPNVGKSSLMNTLLGEARTIVSDIPGTTRDTVEESLILRGMPLRLIDTAGVRQTLDPVEIQGVERAQAKVAGVDLVLLVVDGSQALDEDDQKALQSCDPARTLLVLNKQDLGDSHLPTEFLPLPAFSISARSSFGIDQLLNGIVSFFSKSAGSEGRETTLLSDRRHRESLLLARNALERFRVCLAEDQPSEFGALELREALQALGEITGETAPEDILEKIFTRFCIGK, encoded by the coding sequence GTGATTATCGATAGTCAGGATACTATTGTCGCTATTGCTACCGCTCCCGGTGAAGGGGGTATCGGCATTGTTCGGCTTTCCGGTGTAAACGCTGAAAAGTTTCTCAAGCTTTATTTCAATTCGGCGGGCAATCATTGCCAGTTCACTTCCCATCGGCTGTATTACGGCCAGTTCCGTCATACCGATGGTGATTTGGTCGATGAAGTAATGGCTGTCATCATGCGTGCACCCCGATCATATACGATGGAAGACGTGGTTGAAGTACACTGTCATGGCGGCAGTGTTGTTCTGCGTCGAATCGTTGATCTCTTTATCGATGCCGGAGCTCGTCTGGCTCGGCCCGGGGAATTTACTCTTCGGGCCTTTCTCAATGGCCGCATTGATTTGACGCGCGCCGAGGCCGTTATCGAGGTTATTCGTTCCCGGTCTGAGGCTGCTTGCCGCGTGGCCCTTGGGCAACTGGAGGGACGTTTATCTCAAAAGCTATTCAGCTTTCGTGATGACATTAGCGATCTGCTTGCCGAGGTAGAAGCAGGGATCGATTTTCCCGAGGAAGAATTGCCTCTTATTGATCGCCAACGCCTCATCGAAACCTCTACGTATTTAGAGGGACAAATGGCAGCACTTCTTGATTCTTTTGAATCGGGCCGTCTTTTGCGCGATGGTTTGTCGATCCTTATTTTTGGCAAGCCGAACGTTGGAAAAAGCTCATTAATGAATACGTTGCTCGGAGAGGCAAGAACGATTGTCTCCGACATTCCAGGGACGACCAGGGATACCGTTGAAGAGAGTCTTATTCTCAGGGGTATGCCTTTGAGGCTTATCGATACGGCCGGGGTTAGACAGACCCTTGATCCTGTAGAAATCCAAGGGGTGGAGCGCGCCCAAGCCAAGGTAGCTGGTGTGGACTTAGTTTTGTTGGTCGTCGACGGTAGTCAGGCTCTCGATGAAGATGATCAGAAGGCTTTACAATCCTGCGATCCAGCTCGGACCTTATTGGTTTTAAATAAACAAGATCTGGGGGACAGTCATCTCCCTACCGAATTTTTACCTCTGCCGGCTTTTTCCATAAGCGCTCGTAGTTCCTTTGGTATCGACCAACTACTGAATGGTATAGTTAGTTTCTTTTCTAAAAGTGCCGGTAGTGAGGGGAGGGAGACCACCCTCCTTTCCGACCGGCGCCATCGTGAATCCTTACTGTTGGCTCGCAATGCTCTTGAACGATTTAGGGTCTGTCTTGCTGAAGACCAGCCCTCTGAGTTTGGGGCGCTTGAGCTAAGAGAAGCGCTACAAGCCTTGGGGGAAATTACTGGCGAGACGGCACCTGAGGATATTCTTGAAAAAATATTTACACGCTTCTGTATCGGTAAATAA